The Nesterenkonia xinjiangensis genome contains a region encoding:
- a CDS encoding siderophore-interacting protein, whose protein sequence is MDRTAPGTREAPPPRFAESPNRLFLTRVHGTTRLSPGFLRITLRSESLRRFAPLGLDHRFKILLPSEDDGFAPELAEDLLPESRWRRRWRDLPARRRPLLRSYTVSAARPAAGELDVDVHLHAHPGPAARWASLARPGDALVISGAEASQSRLERCVQWTPGGARKAWIGGDESAAPAILGILAGLSRPHVHDDASAPHRHLGTLEVTVTAEAEAPEDAAWIRSCLQAHTAALPGASFEVICRPDAARGEALHRSAAHWLTRELGPDSASEAAVGPPDIADLYAWAATESSQVAALKRRLRLAGLPAAQIQAQAYWTQRPSRPSLQPSPEPGFPYPSGFPYPLPRHRTEA, encoded by the coding sequence ATGGACCGCACCGCGCCCGGCACCCGTGAGGCGCCTCCGCCCCGATTCGCCGAATCCCCGAACCGGCTCTTCCTCACCCGCGTGCACGGCACGACCCGACTCTCACCGGGCTTCCTCCGCATCACCCTGCGCAGCGAGTCCCTGCGCCGCTTCGCTCCCCTGGGGCTGGACCACCGGTTCAAGATCCTGCTGCCCTCCGAGGACGACGGATTCGCTCCCGAACTCGCGGAGGATCTGCTCCCGGAGTCCCGGTGGCGCCGACGCTGGCGGGACTTGCCTGCCCGCCGACGGCCCCTGCTCCGGAGCTACACGGTCAGCGCAGCCCGCCCCGCAGCCGGAGAGCTCGACGTCGACGTCCATCTCCACGCCCACCCCGGCCCTGCCGCACGGTGGGCGTCCCTGGCCCGCCCCGGGGACGCACTGGTCATCTCCGGCGCCGAAGCGTCACAGAGCCGGCTCGAGCGCTGCGTGCAGTGGACACCAGGCGGGGCCCGCAAGGCGTGGATCGGCGGCGACGAGTCCGCCGCCCCCGCAATCCTCGGCATCCTTGCGGGCCTCAGCCGCCCCCACGTGCACGACGACGCCTCCGCTCCGCACCGGCATCTCGGGACCCTGGAGGTGACCGTCACGGCGGAGGCTGAGGCGCCCGAGGACGCCGCCTGGATCCGCAGCTGCCTGCAGGCCCACACAGCGGCCCTCCCCGGCGCCTCGTTCGAGGTCATCTGCCGGCCGGATGCGGCTCGCGGCGAGGCGCTTCATCGTTCAGCGGCACACTGGCTCACCCGCGAGCTCGGTCCCGACAGTGCGTCGGAGGCCGCCGTCGGCCCTCCGGACATCGCCGACCTCTACGCCTGGGCAGCCACAGAGAGCTCCCAGGTCGCGGCGCTCAAGCGTCGGCTCCGCCTCGCAGGGCTCCCCGCGGCCCAGATCCAGGCGCAGGCCTATTGGACTCAGCGCCCGTCCCGCCCGTCCCTCCAGCCTTCGCCCGAGCCCGGCTTCCCATACCCCTCCGGCTTCCCATACCCCCTCCCACGACATCGAACAGAGGCATGA
- a CDS encoding ABC transporter substrate-binding protein, which translates to MMTHTDLSRTPVEEAVQSSDPARLRLISVTVAVAALSLVTACSASPEEPASSEEGPGAAQTRTIDHARGETPVPDDPERIVVLEPVQLDTAVALGRAPVGAAVLDESTGAPEYLGDDVADLTTVGTVPEPDVERIAALEPDVILGTESRHSAIYDRLSDIAPTIFMETQADPWEENVKLIAETLGDAQGGRDLLADYRDRCEEIADEHDTAGETAQLIRPRDARLTLYGPISFAGSTLECAGFTIPDHDWEDISLDISPENVRSGTADLVLVTSIDAEDPTTMPEAVTQNSDAFEDVHLVDQSFWITGVGPLGGQVVLDDLDAILSER; encoded by the coding sequence ATGATGACCCACACCGACCTGTCCCGCACTCCCGTCGAGGAGGCCGTCCAGAGCTCTGACCCCGCTCGGCTCCGGCTGATCAGCGTCACGGTCGCCGTCGCGGCGCTCAGCCTGGTCACGGCGTGCAGCGCCTCACCCGAGGAACCCGCCTCCTCCGAGGAGGGCCCCGGAGCCGCCCAGACGAGAACGATCGACCATGCCCGCGGCGAGACGCCCGTGCCCGACGACCCGGAGCGGATCGTCGTCCTGGAGCCGGTCCAGCTGGACACCGCCGTCGCCCTGGGACGGGCGCCGGTGGGTGCTGCCGTGCTGGATGAATCCACCGGTGCCCCCGAATACCTGGGCGACGACGTCGCAGACCTCACCACAGTGGGCACCGTCCCCGAGCCCGATGTGGAACGCATCGCCGCTCTGGAACCTGATGTCATTCTGGGCACCGAGTCCCGGCACTCCGCGATCTATGACCGCCTCTCCGACATCGCCCCCACCATCTTCATGGAGACCCAGGCGGACCCTTGGGAAGAGAACGTGAAGCTGATCGCCGAGACGCTGGGAGATGCCCAAGGAGGACGTGACCTGCTCGCCGACTATCGGGACCGCTGCGAAGAGATCGCCGACGAGCACGACACCGCCGGGGAGACCGCACAGCTGATACGCCCTCGAGACGCCCGGCTGACCCTCTACGGCCCGATCTCCTTCGCGGGCAGCACCTTGGAATGTGCCGGCTTCACCATCCCCGACCATGACTGGGAGGACATCTCGCTGGACATCTCCCCGGAGAACGTCCGCTCGGGCACCGCCGACCTCGTCCTGGTGACCTCCATCGATGCTGAGGACCCCACCACCATGCCCGAGGCCGTCACGCAGAACTCGGACGCCTTCGAGGACGTGCACCTGGTGGACCAGTCGTTCTGGATCACAGGTGTCGGGCCGCTGGGCGGCCAGGTGGTGCTCGACGACCTCGACGCCATCCTCTCCGAGCGGTGA